The genomic interval GTCACCATGCGGCTCCCCACAGCCAGACGGACCATGGCCCGAGCATTGTCAGGATCGAGGCCTTCCACCTAAAGTGTTGGGGGGGAAGAAGTGAGTGGACCTGACCCACGTTCCTAGGACCACGCTGTCCACCCTTACCTCTAATAGGCCTGACCCCTGTGCCTCTCCCAGCAGACTGTGGGGCTTGGATACACTTTAAGTATGTAATCCTCAGGGACTTGTGGCATATGGCATTCTCTCCCTTTTAgttgaaaactgaggctcagaaaggcccAGCAAGTAGTCCTGAGTTACTGAATGAGGCGGCAGGCCAGGCAGTCCTGAAAGACAAGGACTTCCGGCCTTTATACCCCAAACCCAATTCTGCCTCCCTCTGACCCTCATGTCAATTTTCCCTGCTGCCTGTCTTGGGCTCCAGGCACATCTTGGTTCCTTACCTTCCCATAGAGGCCTCGGTGAGGGCCAGAAAGGACCGCCACAGCTCCTCCAGGCGCCAGTCCTTGAGGCTGGTCTTCCTTATCCTTCTCTGGCTCCTCATCTGGCCTCAGCAGGTGGTGGGGGCCGGTGGGGGCCAGGGCCTGGACCTCAGTCAGGTTGGCGCCCAGCCCTAACCCCCTGGGCCTCAGTGAGTTGACACGGGGCTTCACCACTCTGCAGGGAACACAGAATATGGGCTTGTTGGGGGGATGCATCGGTCTTCAGTGCTCCgttccccacccctacccccaaccaCCACCCAAATCCCAACCTATCGATATGTTTGAGAGTATCCTTCCCAATCTCATATTAGGGACTATTTCTGACCTGCAGAAATGGCAATTTTATTTGGTTCAACCTAATAACCTATGGTGTATAACGTCTATGACACAGTATTTACAGTGGGATATGAGGCAGATCCCAACAACCAAATATACTAATTTTTCTACAGGGGAAACCATGACTATTCATACCAAGCAAGAGAAACAGATTGTAAAAAGCTCAATGTCAATTCAGTTCACATTTGGCTGCCAAatagtttatgaaaaaaaaaaaagtttggttttCAGAATTCTTTAGAGTTTAGAACTGTGGAGAACGGATTGTAATCTGTATGATCATGATAATAGCAAGTGTTTAGCCTATGCTTATCTGGGGCCAGGGCCTGCtgtaagtgctttatgtgtatcaTTTCACTTAActctcacaacagccctgggaagtcagtactgttattatccccatttttcagatgaggaagctgatgcCCAGAGAGGCAATCTTTACATAATAGGATCTCTTAATGGAGTTTCAAAGGGCAAATAGGAGGCTTAAACAGTAGTGGAAGGGGCTACTGAAATACATAGGGTGGTAATGTGCCCTCTCCCTGCCTGGATGGTTCTAGGTGGGCGGTAACCATGGGGGTCTGTTCCCTGGCCCGTCTGCTGTCCCCTGCCCCTACCCTAGAAACTCACTGATTGAAGGTACGGCCGATGCCCTCGCCAGGTTTCCAGCCCATGCCCCGCAGCATGGCCAGCCCGTAGGCCTCTACAGGGACTGCCTCATAATCAGCCTCCTCCGGCACCTATGGGTTTAGGCAGAGGAAGGACGGTCAGGCTTGGCTTACAGTGGGCCCTCTGAAGTGTACTTGCTATCACCCACTGGGTGACCCTCGAGACTTCTTTTCCAGTCAGCTCAAgggtgaatttttatttcttcttgccaTCCCTCACTTTATTCCTCCATGTTCAGTCCTTGGACAAATCTTCATAAAGCACCTATTCTGTGCCAGctactgttctaggtgctggggataaaacagtgaacaaaatagacaaaaactcCTGCCCTTTGTGTGGCTTACATTCTAGTTGTGgagacagaataaataaaattcataaaacatgATATGCCAGGTAGTGATAAgtcatatgaagaaaaataaagcaggttaaGGGGATGCAGAGGGCTGAAGAAAGGAGTGTCACTGAgttgatatttgagcagagaccagaaggagagacagagggaacCCTGAAGATAAGAGTCCTCCAAAGAGAACAGtaagagcaaaggccctgaggcaggacaaGATCTTCTATGTGTGGAGAGAATTGTGAAAGTCAATCTGACTGAAACAGATGTGGAGGCAAAGAGGGGTGGTAAGGGATTAATCAGGAGAGCTGGGCAGGAGCCACGATAGGGTGGCAGCCACAGGGGGACGAGTGAGGAAGTTACTGCAATAGTCCAGATGAGAGATGCTGGTGGCTCAGACCAGAGaagtggtagtggtgatggtgagaagtggtcatattctggatgtattttgaagaggaaggatggatggaactGTGATCAACTGAGATGCGGAAGGCTCTGAGAGGAGGGAAAATTAGAGAAAGGAGGCCAAAGCTGGAACAGGATGGAGAGTGAAGTGAAGGTCTTTTTAAGATGAAAGATACCAGAGGATGTCTGAAGGCTGATGAGAACAGTTCAGTTGAAAGAGTCTCTCTGGTGTGGGGCTATAGGAGAACTAGGACCCAAACAAGCATTGCCAAAAAATTGTGAACGAAGAGGTGAAAAGTAGGGTCCATGGGTATGAAAGACAGACTTGGTTACTTCTGTGGACACATCCCTCACCTCTCCTGTTATCACCTCCCATCATCACTCCCTCAATTCTTTATATTCGCTCTAGACACACCACAGATTGTCACTGATGGACACACACCATACCGATTTTCTGCCACCATGCCATTGTCTGGGTGGTTGCTGCCATTAGGAGCActcaccctcctcttccctctcactAAACCCTACCTGTCTTCCCGGCCTCACTCCTACCACTCTGATCTGAGTCTCCATCACCTCTAGCCTGGACTGCTGCTCTCCTTGCCTCTGCCTCTGCTTACTAGTCTGTTCTGCTCATAGCAGCCAGAGAGAGCCTGTCAAATCATAAGTCTTGTCCCTTCTCTGCTCAGAGCCCTCCCATGGCTCTCATtccactcagagtaaaagcccaaGTCCTCACCATGGCCCACTTCTGACCTCACCTACTACCCTTCCCTGTCACTCATTCCACTCCAGCTACGTTGGTCTCCTTGATGTTCCTCAAACACTCCAGGCAGAGTCTACCCTCAGGATCTTTACATTTCCTGTTCCCTTTGCTCATCTCCTTCAGATAATCCCAGAATCCAAGTATCTTTTCACACCTCAGTATCTGGATTCATTTGTTAATGCTTCCAAAAAGGATGGAAGGAGGCAGGGCGAGGCAGCAGGCCTTTAGTACACACACAGACTCTGCCTGCTGTGTGCAGGGACGCAAGTCCTGGCAGACAGGGCAGTGAGagactggggaaggagggaggccaggggccAGCTCACTGTCTCAGCCTGGGGTTCGCTGTCTGCCCCTTCCCCGTTGGGGGTGCATCCTTTCTGGATCATGGGGATAGCGAGCGTGGGGTCGACACctgcattctctctctcctccagagACTTCGTGGATTCTAAAGAAGAATGGGAGGGAGCAATGAGGTTCCACCCTATCCTTCcattttcctccccttcttccttcacTAGGGCAAGGCAAAGGAGGGATCACTCACCCTCAATGAGCTCCTTCACAGCCTGGGACAGCATCCCATCCACCAAGACCTCAGTATGTGTGGATGGCCCAGGGGCCTGGGTCGGTGGCTGCCTGAGATGGCCATTCTGGATCAATGGGATGACAAGTTCCTTGGGGGCTTCTGAGGGCTGCACACtgatgtggacacagagggggtgAAGTTGGGAGAGTAGCACAATCAGTGAGTTCTGAGCCACAACCCTTCATTCAGAAGAAACACAAGAGCCAAACACACCCCCAGCCCCATTGACTACACCCTCCCTTCTCCTGGCTGGCTCTCCTGTTATATCTCTGGTGGTGCTTTCTTTGgatcctctcccccacccccaactcttaAATGTCAGTGCCTTCGAGGAATCAGTCCTCAGTTCTGGACCCTCTGTTCATCCCAAGACCCACTTCCGTGGCTTCCACTATGACCTAAAAATCACCATCTTCAGCCCAGACTCTCTCCCCCGCTCCAGGCTCCACACCAGCCTCCTGGATGGTTGATTCTCTTCTGGAAGTCCCTCCCTCAGACTGTCCTTTCCGAATTAAGCTGACGATCGCCTCCCACAACCTGAATCTGCCACTCTATCCTGCTCCCCGTATGGGAGAAGCCCCATCGCTTCACCTGGGACACTAGGAGTCCTGTcattctcccctcctttccttctttcagaaCGCACGCTCCTCAGGGTTCTCAAGGCCTAAAGACACTCCCTCTCAGGAATACATCCTCTCCTCTCAATCCCCTCGGCCAACAGGTCCAATTTCCCCACCTCCCCTACTAACTCCCTCCTTCTGAGCTCCACGGATTTTCTCCGGCTGTGCTTCAGACTTCCCAGGCCACTGTCACCAAGACAATCAACTCAAGATACCACCCTCCCGCAGGCACCCACCGCACCGCGTTCCAAGGGATGAAACACCCAGCGCTTCACCTCTGCAGCTCCCTCCCTTTCTCGGTCTTCAAGAAATCCTTCTCCGGAGCCGCGTCTCCCGCCAGCCGTCTCCGGGCGGACGTGCGATTGAAGCTGAATGAAATTGGGGCACTGAAGGCTCCCGCAGGCCGCGAAACACCATCTTTGGCGTCCGCCATTTTCCCCTCTTCCCAGGCCGGCGTGCTGCTTGCTGGGAAGTGTAGTTTGCGCTCGCTTTGCTGGGGCTTGACCACCAGTGCTTCAACTACCTTTCCTAAGAAACACTGTGGCACCGCCAGGCGAAGGCGGATAGGGGCAGTAGGAAGTAATTGCCGCTCTTTTTACTTCACAAGAGTGCGTGGCGCCAAGCGTACAGGGAAATGTAGTTCTTGGGAAAGGTAGGCGTGGTAGAAGGTGGCTTCCTTCTTGCTAAGTCGTCACTCCTTCGTGTAGGCGTTTATTGGTCGCCTACTGTGTGCACGTTACTGTGCCCTACTGGTGTGGGAAATGTaggtaaaataaatcattaagaaaaaaacctgggccttccctggtggtgcagtggttgagaatctgcctgccaatgtaggcgacacgggttcgagccctggtctgggaagatcccacatgccgcggagcgactaggcccgtgagccacaactaactgagcctgcgcgtctggagcctgtgctccacaagagaggctgcgacagtgagaggccagcgcaccgcgatgaagagtggctcccgcttgccgcaactagagaaagcccttgcacggaaacgaagacccaacacagccataaataaataaataaataattttttaaaaaaagaaaaaaaaaattctgggcttccctggtggcgcagtggttaagaatccgcctgccagtgcaggggacaagggttcgagccctggtctgggaagatcccacatgccacggagcaactaagcctgtgcgccacagctactgagcctgcactctagagcccgcgctctagagcccgcgagacacaactactgagcccgctcacctagagcccatgctcctaacaagagaagccaccacaatgagaagcccacgtaccgcaacgaagagtagcccccccccgctctccacaaccagagaaaagcccgcgtgcagcaacgaagacccaacgcagccaaaaataaataaataaaattaaataaatttattaaaagaaagaaaaaatctgtgAGTGCCAGTTGTgtgcaataataaataatagacaTGTAAGTGGTACCTACAAGATGACAGATTTAATAGTGGATAAACTCTAGATtcaaatacagttgacctttagataacacgggtttgaactgtgagggtccacttacacatggatATCTTTCACTAAATAAcctactacagtactacatgatgcAAGATTGGTTGAATACGAGGATGCAGAACATGGAGAGCAGACTGTAAAATTATACGGggattttagggacttccctggtggcctagtggttaagaatccacctgcggGGGCgggtgtggtgtgatgaattgggagattgggaatgacaatatatacactaatatgtataaaatggataactaataagaacctgctgtataaaaaaataaataaaataaaattcaaaaaaacaagaatccacctgccaatgcaggggacacgggttcgagccctggtccgggaagatcccacatgccgcggagcaactaagcccaagcgccgcaactactgagcctgcactctaaagcccgtgagccacaactacagagcccacgtgccacaactactgaagcctgcgtgcctagagcccatgccctgcaacaagagaagccaccgtaatgagaagcacgcgcactgcaacgaagagtagcccccactggccgcaactagagaaagcccgtgcacagcaacgaagacctaacacagccaaaaaaaaaaagttatataggGATTTTAGACTGTGCTGGGTCGGTGCCCCTAATGCCTacattgttcaagagtcaactgtattaaTAAAATAGTCTGGCCTCCTCTCTAGAGGCTCCAAGTCTAGTGGGGAACAATGACACTCAAAacggaattttaaaaaaatagttcctACCAACTTTAAATATGTTGTGAGAGCCAGGTCCTAAGCCCTCAGAAGATTAATGAGACAGACTCCTGTCTCAAGAGTTTGTAAAGTAGAAGAGTGATACTTAAACAAATAGTCACAAGAAAGAATACTACAAATCTGCTAAAAATTCATCCCAAGGAAATCATCCAAGATGtgcaaaagtatttttatatgagATTCATCAGAGTATTATTTATTGTAACAAAAGCTTGAAGACCACTTAAATGAACAACAAAAGGGCTAAAAAGGCTAAACGAATTACAGCACATGGTTTGGGTGGAATGAATATACTAGAGCCTTTAAATATGAAGCTATACATATAGTTAAATGAAATGGGGACATAGTCACAATGTTTGGAAAGTAGAATAGTATGGTGGGTCAGAGGTTGCTCTTGAAAACAGGAAGCCCAATATTCAATCAATTTTGTGGCCCTGTTTTGAGGCTTACAAGCCCTGGGCATCCTGGGATGGGCCCTGGTATCTCAAGGGAGAAGCCattttggttttcaaaatatacaacaacaacaaaaactttaaatttttattttgaaatacttttagactaaaagaaatgttgaaaaaatagtacagagagtcccTGTATATCCAGATCCCccctaaacattttatataacaaTAGTATAATTATCataatcaggaaattaacattgatgcaATACAATTAACTAAATGAtaattttctgttccaggattcaaTCTGGGATCATACTTTGCATGTAATGgtaatgccttttttaaaaaatttattttattttattttatttttggctgtgttggctctttgttgctacgcacgggcttttctctggttgtggcgagcgggggctactcttcgttgaggtgcgcaggcttctcttgttgtggagcacgggctcttggcgtgtgggcttcagtagttgcggcgcactggcttagttgctccgcagcatgtgggatctccccgggccagggatcaaacccgtgtcccctgcattggcaggaggattcttaaccactgcaccaccagggaagccctggtaatGCCTTTTTAAGTCTCCTCCAACCTGTGAAAATTcctgtctttccttgtctttcatgaccttaacATTTTTGGAGAGTACAgttcagttattttgtagaatgtccctcagtttgggctTGTCTGATGAGTTCTCACAATTAGGCTGAGGTTATGGGTTCCTGGCAAGAATGACACAAAGGTGAtgtgcccttctcatcacatcatatcagaGGGTTCACAATATTATATCTTATTACTAATGATGTGAACATTGCCTGGGAGGTGAACTGTCCATGGCTGAAGTGATACCCATTTCCTGAAGCAGCCACCTGAGATAGTGTGCACAATACAGGCTTACACAGGCTAGGGCCAGAGGTCCCTGAGGGTCTTGCCTTCTGGGTTGGTTCACACCTGGTCTCTGACTCACTCCTGACATGTGCCACAGAGCTCATGCCAAGTCCTGATGCAAAACTTCGTGGTGAAAATGTAATGGGAGAAAAGACACTTTTTTCCCTATCTTTCCTTCATTCTGAAAACAAAATCAGGAATTTTTTTCTATACAAGCACTGAGAAAAGTATTTGCTTGCCATGAAATGAAGGAAGAATATGAAAGTTTTGCAAATTCaaccatttattcttttgttcattgaataaacattaattgagcacctactctgttaCATGCCCTTCCTTCAAGGTACTCATATGGGATTATGGGGAAAACCCATGGTTACGAGTGTGGTTATGGCTGTAGACAAACAGGGCTGTGGGAAGGGGTGGCTGAGAAGACAGAAGGGGATTAGTTGTACATGATGCCACTTCTAAGAGGGGCTGaagattttaaaagctttctaaAAGATGGCAGGAAGCGAAGCTGGAGTGATGTGCAGTGGTTTGGTCATGGGTAGCAAGGAATTCGAGGCTTAGGACTTTCTGCTGCATGTGATGAGAGAGTCATGAGAAGGTTATGTGACATgacaaaatttatgttttaaaaaagtaatgtagggggacttccctggtggtgcagtggttaagaatccgcctgccagtgcaggggacaagggttcgagccctggtctgggaagatcccacatgccgcggagcaactaagccgg from Balaenoptera musculus isolate JJ_BM4_2016_0621 chromosome X, mBalMus1.pri.v3, whole genome shotgun sequence carries:
- the GPKOW gene encoding G-patch domain and KOW motifs-containing protein isoform X2 translates to MADAKDGVSRPAGAFSAPISFSFNRTSARRRLAGDAAPEKDFLKTEKGRELQSVQPSEAPKELVIPLIQNGHLRQPPTQAPGPSTHTEVLVDGMLSQAVKELIEESTKSLEERENAGVDPTLAIPMIQKGCTPNGEGADSEPQAETVPEEADYEAVPVEAYGLAMLRGMGWKPGEGIGRTFNQVVKPRVNSLRPRGLGLGANLTEVQALAPTGPHHLLRPDEEPEKDKEDQPQGLAPGGAVAVLSGPHRGLYGKVEGLDPDNARAMVRLAVGSRMVTVSEYCLRPVSQQEFDKNSLDPSQVSKTSPRQQNGTTSSRKALQHQDLHVRQEDSARKRKHHPDRQDAPAAKSEKAAPRSQHWLHRDLRVRFVDKLHKGGQYYNTKMTIEDVLSPDTCVCRTDEGQVLEGLREDMLETLVPKVQGKRVMVVLGPWAGRVGRLLDRDREQSRALVQLQRESQVVELHYDAICQYVGPSDSED
- the GPKOW gene encoding G-patch domain and KOW motifs-containing protein isoform X3; translation: MEPRAGVATDPKGSRRASSTPAWEEGKMADAKDGVSRPAGAFSAPISFSFNRTSARRRLAGDAAPEKDFLKTEKGRELQSVQPSEAPKELVIPLIQNGHLRQPPTQAPGPSTHTEVLVDGMLSQAVKELIEESTKSLEERENAGVDPTLAIPMIQKGCTPNGEGADSEPQAETVPEEADYEAVPVEAYGLAMLRGMGWKPGEGIGRTFNQVVKPRVNSLRPRGLGLGANLTEVQALAPTGPHHLLRPDEEPEKDKEDQPQGLAPGGAVAVLSGPHRGLYGKVEGLDPDNARAMVRLAVGSRMVTVSEYCLRPVSQQEFDKNSLDPSQVSKTSPRQQNGTTSSRKALQHQDLHVRQEDSARKRKHHPDRQDAPAAKSEKAAPRSQHWLHRDLRVRFVDKLHKGGQYYNTKMTIEDVLSPDTCVCRTDEGQVLEGGPPAGPGQRAEPGSCAAAERESGGGASL
- the GPKOW gene encoding G-patch domain and KOW motifs-containing protein isoform X1, which gives rise to MEPRAGVATDPKGSRRASSTPAWEEGKMADAKDGVSRPAGAFSAPISFSFNRTSARRRLAGDAAPEKDFLKTEKGRELQSVQPSEAPKELVIPLIQNGHLRQPPTQAPGPSTHTEVLVDGMLSQAVKELIEESTKSLEERENAGVDPTLAIPMIQKGCTPNGEGADSEPQAETVPEEADYEAVPVEAYGLAMLRGMGWKPGEGIGRTFNQVVKPRVNSLRPRGLGLGANLTEVQALAPTGPHHLLRPDEEPEKDKEDQPQGLAPGGAVAVLSGPHRGLYGKVEGLDPDNARAMVRLAVGSRMVTVSEYCLRPVSQQEFDKNSLDPSQVSKTSPRQQNGTTSSRKALQHQDLHVRQEDSARKRKHHPDRQDAPAAKSEKAAPRSQHWLHRDLRVRFVDKLHKGGQYYNTKMTIEDVLSPDTCVCRTDEGQVLEGLREDMLETLVPKVQGKRVMVVLGPWAGRVGRLLDRDREQSRALVQLQRESQVVELHYDAICQYVGPSDSED